A portion of the Betta splendens chromosome 2, fBetSpl5.4, whole genome shotgun sequence genome contains these proteins:
- the LOC114851240 gene encoding uncharacterized protein LOC114851240 isoform X1 — protein MTSSMLRPLIYLSVLSLLAGAAAQIYEQQTINASSVLNSSCPFTFYGRTYQQIYVTISNDTFAICFNGFYDPQTRGDCIVGPQFPFNQITFYTASYSYNYYYYYCYMVLYTSDYYNYNFSYTQFVLYNSTTGASVSFYEGNKGSWVYDVQVNGVTVDKLNINNSATSYYSYASVDIRGCRHSGVVYKPGTAVTSDPTTCYSLICDTSAVLRNVTCDPWERCQGNGICASTACTVTGPAVIDFYGRLGSIQDRCTYSLLSRLSGPSFQVLANFQERRRKDVSFVDSVALVLSGSGLFINLGQGGTVQVNGAPLALNSSALVGGVELFKDQSGVTARLSLSNYTVSVFFNGYTAQIHTAGPAGSPLSGLCRNSSVSLSEVRSAYSASGCEVLYNDTADSSVNCSAEMQRCNLLRASPFASCNDLVDPQPYISACVATMCRYPSVDELRCQFPQAYAGACSLRGGGAGSWWGAVGCASPQAYCPDRLCSSHEFCARGAGGSVCLCRALFAASHSSTGALGAPAVCSSNAASIALARCLLEERNISYSALHLRDGRCRGRMDEQTHMLTFSFDTSNTCGAVITSNDSYVTYSNAITDQDNSSDVIVRHDQVYIDFSCYYTQPQIRSISFRVKTNSVVQHITAGAWFYSLTMTSYTDAARSQPLTPSSEVQLDQRIWVELRTDGLDGSVVAVVTDSCWATSGPSPSGSLRYDLIVNGCPNPADQTVQMQGNGLGTSSYFSFNMFQFSGQSADVYLHCEVQLCVRGSRSCVPVCSGAARRRRFARRRPAYEEEAAAFISMAWTE, from the exons ATGACCAGCAGCATGCTCCGCCCCCTGATCTACCTGTCTGTGCTCAGCCTGCTGGCAG gagctgctgcacagataTATGAGCAGCAGACCATCAATGCCTCGTCAGTGCTGAACAGCTCATGTCCCTTCACTTTTTATGGACGGACTTATCAACAAATCTAT GTCACCATCTCCAATGACACGTTCGCCATCTGTTTCAACGGCTTCTACGACCCTCAGACCAGAGGAGACTGCATCGTGGGGCCTCAGTTCCCATTCAACCAAATTACATTTTATACAGCGTCTTACAGCtataactactactactactactgttacATGGTGCTATATACATCAGACTACTACAATTATAAT TTTTCCTATACACAATTTGTGCTATATAACTCAACCACAGGAGCAAGTGTGTCTTTCTATGAAGGCAACAAAGGATCATGG GTTTACGATGTCCAGGTCAACGGCGTCACAGTCGATAAGCTGAACATCAACAACAGTGCTACGTCCTATTACTCCTACGCAAGTGTGGACATCAGGGGATGCAGACACTCAG GTGTTGTGTACAAACCTGGGACCgcggtgacctctgaccccacaACCTGCTACTCTCTGATCTGCGACACCTCTGCCGTCCTTCGTAACGTTACCTGTGACCCCTGGGAGCGTTGTCAAGGCAACGGAAT CTGCGCGTCGACCGCGTGCACCGTGACTGGACCCGCCGTCATCGACTTTTACGGCCGGCTCGGCTCCATCCAGGACCGCTGTACGTACTCTCTGCTGTCCCGCCTCTCGGGCCCGAGCTTCCAGGTTCTGGCCAACTTCCAGGAGCGGCGCCGTAAAGACGTGAGCTTCGTGGACAGCGTGGCGCTGGTGCTGAGTGGGTCGGGCCTTTTCATCAACCTGGGACAAGGCGGCACGGTCCAG GTGAATGGCGCCCCGTTGGCCCTGAACAGCTCGGCGCTGGTCGGGGGCGTGGAGCTGTTTAAAGACCAGAGCGGCGTCACCGCCAGGCTGTCGCTCTCCAACTACACCGTGTCCGTCTTCTTCAACGGCTACACGGCTCAGATCCACACGGCAG GACCCGCCGGATCTCCTCTGTCTGGTTTGTGCAGAAACTCCAGCGTGTCTCTGAGCGAAGTGAGGAGCGCATACAGCGCTAGTGG ATGTGAGGTTCTGTACAACGACACTGCCGACAGTTCCGTCAACTGCTCAGCAGAGATGCAGCG CTGCAACCTGCTGAGGGCGTCCCCCTTCGCCTCCTGTAACGACCTCGTCGACCCTCAGCCCTACATCAGCGCCTGCGTCGCCACCATGTGCAGGTACCCGTCCGTGGACGAGCTGCGCTGCCAGTTTCCTCAGGCCTACGCCGGCGCCTGCAGCCTgcggggcggcggcgccggcagctGGTGGGGGGCGGTGGGCTGCG CCTCCCCCCAGGCCTACTGCCCGGACCGGCTCTGCAGCTCCCACGAGTTCTGTGCCCGCGGCGCCGGCGGATCCGTCTGCTTGTGTCGGGCCCTGTTCGCTGCCAGTCACTCCTCGACGGGCGCTTTGG GCGCTCCGGCCGTCTGCAGCTCCAACGCTGCCTCCATCGCTCTGGCCCGATGTCTCCTGGAGGAGAGAAACATCAGCTACTCCGCGCTGCACCTCAGGGACGGGCGGTGCCGAGGCCGCATGGACGAGCAGACCCACATGTTGACCTTCAGCTTTGACACCAGCAACACGTGTGGGGCTGTGATCACA agcaACGACAGCTACGTAACATACAGCAACGCCATCACAGACCAGGACAACTCATCTGACGTCATCGTTCGCCACGACCAAGTCTACATCGACTTCTCCTGCTACTACACTCAGCCACAAATCAGGAGCATATCCTTCAGGGTCAAAACCAA ctctgTGGTCCAGCACATCACAGCTGGAGCCTGGTTTTACTCTCTGACCATGACCTCCTACACCGACGCCGCCCGCTCCCAACCTCTGACACCCAGCTCCGAAGTCCAGCTGGACCAGAGGATCTGGGTGGAGCTGAGGACCGACGGTCTGGATGGCAGCGTGGTTGCCGTGGTGACCGACTCCTGCTGGGCAACCAGTGGTCCCTCACCCAGTGGAAGTCTGAGATACGACCTGATCGTGAACGG TTGTCCCAACCCTGCAGACCAGACGGTGCAGATGCAGGGAAACGGGCTGGGGACGTCCAGCTACTTCTCCTTCAACATGTTCCAGTTCTCGGGGCAGTCTGCTGACGTCTACCTTCACTGTGAagtccagctgtgtgtgagagggagcaggagctgTGTCCCG GTTTGTAGCGGAGCTGCTCGAAGGCGCAGATTTGCCCGCCGTCGTCCTGCGTacgaggaggaagctgcagccttCATCAGCATGGCCTGGACTGAGTAG
- the LOC114851240 gene encoding zonadhesin-like isoform X2: MTSSMLRPLIYLSVLSLLAGAAAQIYEQQTINASSVLNSSCPFTFYGRTYQQIYVTISNDTFAICFNGFYDPQTRGDCIVGPQFPFNQITFYTASYSYNYYYYYCYMVLYTSDYYNYNFSYTQFVLYNSTTGASVSFYEGNKGSWVYDVQVNGVTVDKLNINNSATSYYSYASVDIRGCRHSGVVYKPGTAVTSDPTTCYSLICDTSAVLRNVTCDPWERCQGNGICASTACTVTGPAVIDFYGRLGSIQDRCTYSLLSRLSGPSFQVLANFQERRRKDVSFVDSVALVLSGSGLFINLGQGGTVQVNGAPLALNSSALVGGVELFKDQSGVTARLSLSNYTVSVFFNGYTAQIHTAGPAGSPLSGLCRNSSVSLSEVRSAYSASGCEVLYNDTADSSVNCSAEMQRCNLLRASPFASCNDLVDPQPYISACVATMCRYPSVDELRCQFPQAYAGACSLRGGGAGSWWGAVGCASPQAYCPDRLCSSHEFCARGAGGSVCLCRALFAASHSSTGALGAPAVCSSNAASIALARCLLEERNISYSALHLRDGRCRGRMDEQTHMLTFSFDTSNTCGAVITSNDSYVTYSNAITDQDNSSDVIVRHDQVYIDFSCYYTQPQIRSISFRVKTKCVRLSDALKW; the protein is encoded by the exons ATGACCAGCAGCATGCTCCGCCCCCTGATCTACCTGTCTGTGCTCAGCCTGCTGGCAG gagctgctgcacagataTATGAGCAGCAGACCATCAATGCCTCGTCAGTGCTGAACAGCTCATGTCCCTTCACTTTTTATGGACGGACTTATCAACAAATCTAT GTCACCATCTCCAATGACACGTTCGCCATCTGTTTCAACGGCTTCTACGACCCTCAGACCAGAGGAGACTGCATCGTGGGGCCTCAGTTCCCATTCAACCAAATTACATTTTATACAGCGTCTTACAGCtataactactactactactactgttacATGGTGCTATATACATCAGACTACTACAATTATAAT TTTTCCTATACACAATTTGTGCTATATAACTCAACCACAGGAGCAAGTGTGTCTTTCTATGAAGGCAACAAAGGATCATGG GTTTACGATGTCCAGGTCAACGGCGTCACAGTCGATAAGCTGAACATCAACAACAGTGCTACGTCCTATTACTCCTACGCAAGTGTGGACATCAGGGGATGCAGACACTCAG GTGTTGTGTACAAACCTGGGACCgcggtgacctctgaccccacaACCTGCTACTCTCTGATCTGCGACACCTCTGCCGTCCTTCGTAACGTTACCTGTGACCCCTGGGAGCGTTGTCAAGGCAACGGAAT CTGCGCGTCGACCGCGTGCACCGTGACTGGACCCGCCGTCATCGACTTTTACGGCCGGCTCGGCTCCATCCAGGACCGCTGTACGTACTCTCTGCTGTCCCGCCTCTCGGGCCCGAGCTTCCAGGTTCTGGCCAACTTCCAGGAGCGGCGCCGTAAAGACGTGAGCTTCGTGGACAGCGTGGCGCTGGTGCTGAGTGGGTCGGGCCTTTTCATCAACCTGGGACAAGGCGGCACGGTCCAG GTGAATGGCGCCCCGTTGGCCCTGAACAGCTCGGCGCTGGTCGGGGGCGTGGAGCTGTTTAAAGACCAGAGCGGCGTCACCGCCAGGCTGTCGCTCTCCAACTACACCGTGTCCGTCTTCTTCAACGGCTACACGGCTCAGATCCACACGGCAG GACCCGCCGGATCTCCTCTGTCTGGTTTGTGCAGAAACTCCAGCGTGTCTCTGAGCGAAGTGAGGAGCGCATACAGCGCTAGTGG ATGTGAGGTTCTGTACAACGACACTGCCGACAGTTCCGTCAACTGCTCAGCAGAGATGCAGCG CTGCAACCTGCTGAGGGCGTCCCCCTTCGCCTCCTGTAACGACCTCGTCGACCCTCAGCCCTACATCAGCGCCTGCGTCGCCACCATGTGCAGGTACCCGTCCGTGGACGAGCTGCGCTGCCAGTTTCCTCAGGCCTACGCCGGCGCCTGCAGCCTgcggggcggcggcgccggcagctGGTGGGGGGCGGTGGGCTGCG CCTCCCCCCAGGCCTACTGCCCGGACCGGCTCTGCAGCTCCCACGAGTTCTGTGCCCGCGGCGCCGGCGGATCCGTCTGCTTGTGTCGGGCCCTGTTCGCTGCCAGTCACTCCTCGACGGGCGCTTTGG GCGCTCCGGCCGTCTGCAGCTCCAACGCTGCCTCCATCGCTCTGGCCCGATGTCTCCTGGAGGAGAGAAACATCAGCTACTCCGCGCTGCACCTCAGGGACGGGCGGTGCCGAGGCCGCATGGACGAGCAGACCCACATGTTGACCTTCAGCTTTGACACCAGCAACACGTGTGGGGCTGTGATCACA agcaACGACAGCTACGTAACATACAGCAACGCCATCACAGACCAGGACAACTCATCTGACGTCATCGTTCGCCACGACCAAGTCTACATCGACTTCTCCTGCTACTACACTCAGCCACAAATCAGGAGCATATCCTTCAGGGTCAAAACCAAGTGCGTCCGACTCAGTGACGCCCTAAAGTGGTGA